The following proteins are encoded in a genomic region of Candidatus Cloacimonadota bacterium:
- a CDS encoding biopolymer transporter ExbD has protein sequence MSSNSQFSRKQKGGRQVRRKVEDVKNLSITSLLDVLTIILVFLIKNVSMEAVKISELPDMRYPTTISTDKLLENATVTPIKLYLNEVKLGVGNLTLGTPQQLVEDGETRAALQNFLTLDFAAIPEEKKSDACLIVQADANLPCGYITQIVSAGTSVGYENIYFATLEDVDWLRTYSSASVR, from the coding sequence ATGAGTTCAAATAGTCAATTTTCACGTAAACAAAAGGGAGGACGGCAAGTACGCCGTAAGGTTGAAGATGTTAAAAATCTATCGATAACTTCTCTTTTGGACGTTCTTACAATAATATTGGTATTCCTTATCAAAAATGTATCGATGGAAGCTGTGAAGATTTCAGAACTTCCGGATATGAGGTATCCTACCACCATATCTACCGATAAGCTATTAGAGAATGCCACTGTTACGCCTATCAAACTATATTTAAATGAAGTAAAACTGGGTGTGGGAAACCTCACCTTAGGAACACCTCAACAATTAGTGGAAGATGGCGAAACTCGCGCCGCATTGCAGAATTTTCTTACTTTAGATTTCGCCGCAATTCCGGAAGAGAAGAAAAGCGACGCCTGTCTCATTGTACAGGCAGATGCAAATCTTCCCTGTGGATATATAACTCAAATAGTGAGCGCAGGCACCTCCGTGGGTTATGAGAATATTTACTTCGCAACGCTTGAGGATGTGGACTGGTTGAGGACATACAGTTCTGCATCAGTCAGATAA
- a CDS encoding biopolymer transporter ExbD, with the protein MAGYRRPYRPSEARQQKGQTAPQEPNLVPIMNLFITIIPFLMLMITIQVSLLALNFASDSTGSGGGDGPGGGNQDKIVEIHLMIKQHDDAGLFPGMEVREPDAEIHKLPWLNENVYDYTRLNDLLAQLKEKYSDTTEIAVIVHPDVIYDTLVRTIDLCKTNGFVTVHYRNPKAVYFY; encoded by the coding sequence ATGGCTGGATATCGTCGACCATATCGTCCTTCTGAGGCGAGGCAACAAAAAGGTCAGACGGCACCCCAGGAACCCAATTTGGTTCCTATAATGAATCTATTCATTACCATCATACCGTTTTTGATGTTGATGATAACAATTCAGGTGTCTCTTTTGGCTTTGAACTTCGCTTCAGACTCGACAGGTAGTGGCGGAGGAGACGGCCCCGGAGGCGGTAATCAGGATAAGATAGTTGAAATACATCTCATGATCAAACAGCATGATGATGCAGGATTATTTCCTGGTATGGAAGTAAGAGAACCGGATGCTGAGATACACAAATTACCATGGCTGAATGAGAATGTATATGACTATACTCGTCTGAATGATCTACTTGCTCAACTTAAAGAGAAGTATTCCGATACTACGGAAATTGCCGTAATCGTACATCCTGACGTGATTTATGATACTCTTGTCCGCACCATTGACCTGTGTAAAACAAACGGATTTGTAACGGTACATTATCGCAACCCCAAAGCCGTATATTTCTATTAG
- a CDS encoding MotA/TolQ/ExbB proton channel family protein, with amino-acid sequence MKSKHIILVVIALLMSVGFLFAQNGAEVVPETTASTGGGGGLITLFRDSGEFAYLILINFLIGLALAIVRYIQLYFREKIDAEKFFFKLKNFVKNDQIEEATKIADQFKGTTMGFIFWSGLSVFKDVRKSGKKGEEARISVQNAFDEAVLQKVHKLDGGLFWFDTLAQVSTYLGLLGTIFGLIQAFSALEGLTGAAQNAALTNGIRLAIGTTAFGLIGAIPLTLIKGGLFTRAQNLISDIDEYSVKLVNHINNQIKE; translated from the coding sequence ATGAAAAGCAAGCATATCATACTCGTTGTAATCGCCCTGTTGATGAGTGTAGGGTTCCTCTTTGCACAAAATGGCGCAGAGGTAGTACCAGAAACAACAGCCTCAACCGGTGGAGGAGGAGGTCTCATTACTTTGTTTCGCGATAGCGGAGAATTTGCATATCTAATCCTTATCAACTTTCTCATCGGTTTGGCATTGGCTATAGTTCGCTATATTCAGCTATATTTTCGTGAAAAGATTGATGCCGAGAAGTTCTTCTTCAAACTGAAAAACTTTGTTAAAAACGACCAAATTGAAGAAGCCACTAAGATTGCTGACCAGTTTAAGGGAACGACCATGGGCTTTATTTTTTGGAGTGGATTATCTGTGTTCAAGGATGTTCGCAAATCCGGCAAAAAGGGTGAGGAAGCTCGCATCTCCGTGCAAAATGCCTTTGACGAAGCCGTGCTTCAAAAAGTGCATAAGCTCGATGGTGGCTTGTTCTGGTTTGACACTTTAGCTCAGGTTTCCACTTATTTGGGACTTCTGGGAACCATTTTTGGTTTGATCCAGGCTTTCTCTGCGCTTGAAGGTCTTACTGGTGCTGCTCAAAATGCCGCTCTTACCAATGGTATTCGACTGGCTATCGGAACAACGGCATTTGGTTTGATCGGTGCTATCCCTCTCACTCTGATCAAAGGTGGACTTTTCACCCGCGCTCAGAATCTTATCAGCGACATCGACGAATACAGCGTTAAACTGGTAAACCATATTAACAACCAGATCAAGGAATAA
- a CDS encoding tetratricopeptide repeat protein, which yields MKKYYKILLLLVFALACLSTLFAQMDEYDEQMTVEQLREEIRIQKHEIRAAAKEFLVDELPTIIKMDPQRADQELQKFTNVLSYLGDNEVLYLLGHMYARVGENDRAITIFDSLLRTDLNQGARKMLNLVVYRKLIGFLQAGDRETAKDFLSHIVFENYNTEQYFPCYLYLYADISADSGNYDEIINLVENYNHNRDIVLNVLLPLKQRVLSRINNLDLATYFEAPTQTEYNHLSTQIDQIQFDLTAIYNEMIGMEGMLFADAIVEAHNDEMIKLDEIKRLLADYANTSTLTEERLQPALKNIASVKQNLDFYDRLLKQFDNLLQQNFLSLSARDPQNADVYVGDLYLDRVIQTKRTISSYDEIIDEIDDLLASGEYPEYTERLNSERQWAVTKKSEAEVLHQKYLADVQSLESDESQYFSQVLAEYDALVEDKALLEDTANELEDYVLTEAREIINSDLRGEIRPRIAVEISDVAYSADRDQVFTRGYSQVLTSIEYITLKMAYRDLLKGYSSFLDNQVNLSSEEVQTQREHWRQEQLDLINEISSFIESNPDFTSIEQPGGAPLVSAADLYYSLAELQYYAIPQDLNPALNSYRMALQLDPNLPDRDLALYNIAFITSEIKRLEVSNNKIAYRNTARGNENPPANALYSQSNFSEAHDALTEIVNDHPDSKMWEEAVYRLGLLNFSYSTDSDDPVPFRDTAIEYFNQIVDNRQSPLYYDALYQRGWVRLNSLDIEDLRLAMNDFMEILLATDAGLISDPQIASDYRSDAVENIAYCLIAMDGTDYRSQSRGVAELQRVFEGYSNQQIIEQVVNRSTELKLDMGVSLQAVDFLEFKISAAPLALENPVLLDSILVLYHNSNQTMREGDNLDEITQNIYQRIINNYNHESQWFDVNKNEDITEQIEIIDNAYTQRGYRLYNTFASNINRESLLAYETHMESYDSFANLHKENYQAFKTETDSLIVTAYTVLADRTGSIPDFLEAIQRLYAYNDAYPNNSQFYENEKLAMDYSRTAFDRTRTAFEDEEYIAPAGSPTDLDEAFSLLQNSSERFLYVSNQERFTTPARLSEAVDIILLLGDVQFGRQKYPEAVQLYNQALENSDIMSNADKRETYLKLAEISIRQEQYADAENWFRQALPLALNEEDKASINQDILVQIQNSFESASGSGDYITEANERLRLAAEMDPSRGLEILGQKNEAVEAFKKAGAYQQAIDLLMELAANDADIDAAYARYSQAIEIAEADSMMNNPDLAKNLEQEFITKYPASNYSFFLRLASINHLAENDSTRVQAAEGYLALFEEVQTGNIDNGEVAASSLLADAIRLYNLQGDVNTGYALMNRFIATYPDHSDTVPYMEYMAKGYYDRNETEEYNRIARDIYLKDSTKSSYYQNVALTELGSIANEFDTAYLNGDYEGALAARDRYLSVESAYKKEGLSFGEEIYTVFNNVQREYDDIQKRIAFLESYDSRLNALERSAIFTQTPAQQIRVNSLTKWDVNLGGGDRRIPKYKDTIEAEVSKVRNLMREAAESGYAIDNERQIDAYTLISKIYNRGAEVVGTQIRTFFQITEQGQYYTSQWGTDAENQLNGFVAQETQDYIINSLIWNNQIYTQYHLAGYQSDATHAAKAALEEYNQSIDYRSMDLTLDNNWQQSLEPGGSDLSISQIQSPKGQALGNTMIPANTTLRIEREFNLDLEPNFAYLHVVFPLDMEVKLNGSLVNSSWVAVDSLDASKPITTRYSYLIPGELFTQGNNVIEVSMGNTSSNAMQAALALQMMTSLQRIRENIPPEQKNLFTNQGWRVINVDPETGEESSDYASEASEWNITWENLADMEQSAARPIWVSELDGPVNNLILETEFIMDSEFKQGKIEFIAPETVSVFLNGSEIGNAIFDYDPDPLTIYKGEILIPAQNVVTGRNILRFEISNSSIYRGFLAKISYAQAGKEEIR from the coding sequence ATGAAAAAGTATTATAAAATATTATTGCTCCTTGTCTTTGCACTGGCTTGCCTCAGTACATTATTTGCCCAAATGGACGAATATGATGAGCAGATGACAGTTGAGCAGCTTCGGGAAGAGATCCGCATTCAGAAACATGAAATCAGAGCGGCAGCAAAAGAATTTTTAGTGGATGAATTACCCACTATTATCAAGATGGATCCCCAACGAGCCGATCAAGAGTTACAAAAATTTACCAATGTATTAAGTTATCTTGGCGATAATGAAGTTTTGTATCTTCTGGGGCACATGTATGCAAGGGTCGGAGAAAACGATAGAGCTATTACTATCTTTGACTCTCTTTTAAGAACAGACCTTAATCAGGGTGCGCGCAAGATGCTAAATCTTGTTGTATACCGAAAGTTAATAGGTTTCCTGCAAGCCGGAGATCGTGAAACAGCAAAAGATTTTTTGAGTCATATTGTATTCGAAAACTACAATACCGAACAATATTTCCCCTGCTATCTATATTTATATGCAGATATTAGTGCAGATAGCGGCAACTACGATGAGATTATTAACCTTGTAGAAAACTACAATCACAACCGAGATATTGTTTTAAACGTACTTCTTCCACTTAAGCAAAGGGTTTTAAGCCGCATTAACAATTTAGATTTGGCTACTTATTTTGAAGCTCCGACTCAAACAGAGTATAATCACTTAAGCACTCAGATAGATCAGATACAGTTTGATCTTACAGCTATTTATAACGAGATGATTGGTATGGAAGGCATGTTGTTTGCAGATGCAATAGTTGAAGCACACAACGATGAAATGATTAAGCTGGATGAGATTAAGCGATTACTTGCGGATTATGCCAATACTTCAACGCTTACCGAAGAGCGCTTACAACCCGCTTTGAAAAATATAGCATCAGTAAAGCAAAATCTAGATTTTTACGATAGACTTTTAAAACAGTTTGATAACCTTTTACAACAGAACTTTTTGAGCCTAAGCGCCAGAGACCCCCAGAATGCAGATGTGTATGTGGGAGATCTCTATTTGGATAGGGTCATTCAAACCAAGCGTACTATATCCTCATACGATGAGATAATAGATGAAATTGACGATCTGTTGGCTAGCGGCGAATATCCTGAATATACTGAACGTTTGAATAGTGAGCGTCAGTGGGCTGTAACAAAAAAATCTGAAGCTGAAGTATTGCATCAGAAATATCTGGCTGATGTTCAGAGCTTGGAAAGTGATGAAAGCCAATATTTTTCTCAGGTTTTGGCAGAATATGATGCGTTAGTAGAAGATAAAGCCTTGCTTGAGGATACAGCTAACGAATTGGAAGATTATGTGCTTACTGAAGCTCGAGAGATAATTAATAGCGATCTTAGAGGCGAGATTCGACCCCGCATTGCAGTTGAGATTAGCGATGTAGCGTATTCTGCAGACCGCGATCAGGTATTTACTCGCGGCTATAGTCAGGTTCTTACCAGCATAGAATATATCACATTAAAGATGGCGTATCGCGATCTTTTAAAAGGATACAGCAGCTTTTTAGACAATCAAGTTAACTTGAGTTCCGAAGAAGTTCAAACACAACGAGAACATTGGCGTCAGGAGCAGTTGGATTTAATTAATGAGATTAGCTCTTTCATTGAATCAAATCCAGATTTCACTTCAATTGAGCAGCCCGGTGGAGCGCCTTTGGTTAGTGCTGCAGACTTGTATTATAGTTTGGCGGAATTACAATACTATGCCATTCCGCAAGACCTCAATCCCGCTTTGAATAGCTATCGAATGGCATTACAGTTGGATCCTAATTTACCAGATCGTGATCTTGCTCTTTATAATATAGCCTTTATCACCAGTGAGATTAAGCGCCTTGAGGTAAGTAATAACAAGATAGCTTATCGCAATACAGCGCGAGGTAACGAAAACCCACCTGCAAACGCTTTGTATTCCCAGTCCAATTTCTCTGAAGCGCATGATGCTTTAACCGAGATCGTTAACGACCATCCGGATTCCAAGATGTGGGAAGAAGCAGTATATCGACTTGGCCTTCTAAACTTCAGCTATTCAACGGATTCGGATGATCCGGTCCCCTTCAGAGATACTGCAATAGAATACTTTAACCAGATTGTAGACAATCGACAGAGTCCTCTTTATTATGACGCTTTGTATCAGAGGGGCTGGGTTAGATTGAATAGTCTGGATATAGAGGATCTGCGACTTGCTATGAATGACTTTATGGAGATATTGCTAGCTACAGATGCCGGATTGATCTCGGATCCTCAGATAGCCAGCGATTACCGTTCTGATGCCGTAGAAAACATAGCCTATTGCCTTATAGCAATGGATGGAACGGATTATAGATCGCAATCTCGTGGTGTTGCTGAGCTACAGCGCGTATTTGAAGGATACTCGAATCAGCAGATCATTGAACAGGTAGTTAATCGCTCCACTGAGTTAAAGCTTGATATGGGAGTTTCGCTACAAGCTGTTGATTTTCTAGAGTTCAAGATTAGTGCTGCCCCACTGGCTCTTGAGAATCCTGTACTTCTAGATTCGATCTTGGTATTGTATCACAATTCAAACCAAACCATGCGTGAAGGCGATAATCTAGACGAAATCACGCAGAATATATATCAGCGCATTATTAATAACTACAATCACGAGTCTCAATGGTTTGACGTGAATAAGAACGAAGACATCACCGAGCAGATTGAGATTATCGATAACGCATATACTCAGCGCGGCTATCGTCTTTATAACACTTTTGCCAGCAATATTAACCGTGAGAGCTTGCTGGCATACGAAACTCACATGGAGAGTTATGATAGTTTTGCAAATTTGCATAAAGAAAACTATCAGGCATTTAAAACCGAAACGGATAGCCTTATTGTAACTGCATATACAGTTTTAGCTGATCGCACAGGCAGCATACCAGATTTTCTGGAAGCCATACAAAGACTATATGCCTATAACGATGCATATCCAAACAATAGTCAGTTTTATGAAAATGAGAAATTGGCTATGGACTATTCACGCACTGCTTTTGATAGAACCAGAACCGCCTTCGAAGATGAAGAATACATCGCCCCTGCCGGAAGCCCGACAGACCTAGACGAGGCCTTTTCACTTCTACAAAACAGCTCAGAGAGGTTTTTGTACGTATCTAATCAAGAGCGTTTCACAACCCCGGCAAGACTATCTGAAGCGGTAGACATTATCCTGCTTCTGGGTGATGTCCAATTTGGCCGCCAAAAATATCCTGAAGCGGTTCAGTTATATAACCAAGCCTTGGAAAACAGCGATATAATGAGTAATGCTGACAAGCGGGAGACCTATCTCAAGCTTGCCGAAATTAGCATCCGACAGGAGCAATATGCCGATGCTGAAAACTGGTTCCGCCAGGCGCTGCCTCTTGCCCTCAATGAAGAAGACAAAGCCAGCATTAATCAAGACATTCTGGTCCAGATCCAAAACAGTTTTGAATCTGCATCTGGAAGTGGTGACTACATCACGGAAGCAAATGAACGCTTGCGCTTAGCTGCCGAGATGGATCCTTCACGCGGTCTGGAAATTTTGGGGCAGAAGAACGAAGCAGTTGAAGCTTTTAAAAAAGCTGGTGCATATCAACAGGCGATAGATCTTTTGATGGAACTCGCCGCAAATGATGCCGATATTGATGCCGCATATGCCCGTTATTCTCAAGCTATAGAAATAGCGGAGGCAGATAGCATGATGAACAACCCAGATCTTGCTAAGAATCTGGAACAGGAATTCATCACTAAATATCCAGCTAGCAATTATAGTTTCTTCCTTCGCTTAGCATCAATTAATCATCTTGCCGAAAACGACTCTACCAGAGTACAAGCCGCTGAAGGATATCTAGCCTTGTTTGAAGAAGTTCAAACAGGAAATATTGATAACGGTGAAGTTGCTGCCAGTAGCCTTTTGGCAGATGCTATTCGTTTATACAATCTTCAAGGAGATGTAAATACGGGTTACGCTCTGATGAATCGCTTTATCGCCACATATCCCGACCACTCGGATACAGTGCCTTATATGGAATATATGGCCAAGGGATATTACGATCGTAATGAAACAGAGGAATATAACCGTATAGCCCGCGATATTTATTTGAAAGATTCTACCAAGAGTAGCTATTATCAGAATGTGGCATTAACTGAACTAGGTTCTATTGCCAATGAATTCGATACTGCTTATCTCAATGGCGATTATGAAGGTGCTTTAGCCGCACGAGATCGTTATCTCTCTGTAGAATCTGCCTATAAGAAAGAGGGCTTGAGTTTTGGTGAAGAGATTTATACTGTGTTTAATAATGTTCAACGAGAATACGACGATATTCAGAAGCGCATTGCTTTCCTTGAGAGTTACGATTCACGGCTGAACGCATTAGAAAGAAGCGCTATCTTTACTCAGACTCCTGCTCAGCAAATAAGAGTTAATAGCCTTACTAAATGGGATGTAAACCTTGGTGGTGGAGATCGCCGCATCCCAAAATATAAAGATACTATCGAAGCAGAAGTAAGCAAGGTTCGTAACCTGATGCGTGAAGCAGCTGAGAGTGGTTATGCCATCGATAATGAAAGACAAATCGACGCTTATACCCTAATCTCTAAGATATATAACAGAGGCGCCGAAGTTGTTGGTACACAGATTCGCACTTTCTTCCAAATTACCGAACAAGGCCAGTATTATACATCTCAATGGGGTACCGATGCTGAGAATCAGCTTAATGGTTTTGTAGCTCAAGAAACTCAGGATTACATCATCAATTCGCTTATTTGGAATAATCAAATCTATACTCAGTACCATTTAGCAGGATACCAGTCTGATGCAACCCATGCTGCTAAAGCTGCATTAGAAGAATACAACCAGAGCATCGATTATCGCAGTATGGATTTGACCTTAGATAACAATTGGCAACAGAGTCTTGAACCTGGAGGTTCAGATCTTAGTATTAGCCAAATTCAAAGCCCCAAAGGTCAAGCATTGGGTAACACTATGATTCCTGCTAATACAACTTTGCGTATTGAGCGTGAGTTTAATCTGGACCTAGAACCAAATTTTGCCTACTTACATGTTGTATTTCCCTTAGATATGGAGGTTAAGCTTAATGGCAGTTTGGTTAATTCGAGCTGGGTAGCTGTTGACAGCTTAGATGCCAGCAAGCCAATAACCACTCGATACAGTTATTTGATTCCCGGCGAACTATTTACTCAGGGCAACAATGTAATTGAAGTATCGATGGGAAACACCAGTTCGAATGCAATGCAAGCGGCTCTTGCTCTTCAGATGATGACCAGTTTACAGCGAATTCGTGAAAACATCCCCCCCGAGCAAAAAAATCTGTTTACAAACCAAGGTTGGCGCGTAATCAATGTTGATCCTGAAACGGGTGAGGAGAGTTCTGATTATGCCTCAGAAGCCAGCGAATGGAATATCACATGGGAAAACTTGGCTGATATGGAACAAAGTGCTGCCCGCCCTATCTGGGTCTCAGAACTAGATGGACCCGTTAATAATCTGATACTCGAAACAGAATTCATTATGGATTCAGAGTTTAAGCAAGGAAAAATAGAATTCATCGCACCTGAAACCGTAAGCGTGTTTTTGAACGGTTCAGAGATAGGTAATGCGATATTTGATTACGATCCTGATCCTCTCACAATCTATAAAGGAGAGATCCTGATCCCAGCACAGAACGTCGTTACTGGTCGAAACATACTTCGTTTCGAGATATCTAATAGCTCTATATACCGAGGATTTTTGGCAAAAATCTCTTATGCGCAAGCCGGAAAGGAGGAAATCCGATGA
- a CDS encoding YraN family protein — protein MKTISNQELAKIGEDIAASYLTNGGYKVLCRNFQTKQGEVDIIVEKHQQIIFVEVKTRSYHSIQSAVDNVNYKKQLHITKTAQVYCKQNPQFDKYNTRFDVIIVLYDSYNDSYSIKHLPDAFLPIADEPY, from the coding sequence ATGAAGACTATCTCCAATCAAGAATTAGCCAAAATAGGCGAAGATATTGCCGCCTCGTATCTCACAAATGGCGGCTATAAGGTACTTTGCAGAAACTTCCAGACCAAGCAAGGAGAAGTTGATATAATTGTAGAAAAACATCAACAAATTATTTTTGTGGAAGTTAAAACAAGATCCTATCACTCTATACAAAGTGCCGTAGACAATGTAAACTACAAAAAACAGCTTCACATTACAAAAACCGCACAAGTATATTGTAAACAAAATCCCCAATTTGACAAGTATAATACTCGCTTTGATGTAATTATTGTTCTATATGATTCTTATAATGACTCTTACAGTATTAAACATTTGCCCGATGCTTTTCTGCCCATAGCAGACGAACCTTATTGA
- a CDS encoding GWxTD domain-containing protein translates to MNISIIKRILALSFYVLCSLGAYATEQIHMHIDYNRFLTSDKDTVLLLDYQIPYRSLVFLAQNGAYFAEVDIQVQISNRDSVLFVQSITDNIGIRSKYDALSTQKSYLNRMNFILSPQNYNLNFTAKDLNSNKEFNWSFPIATLDANSRISDVELNAQVYPDSSAYLQKFRRNGFTYESLPSIILNREYHEYAHLYLEVYTPETELNTPQLLMLNLEQNGELIMDEYLDFTPQKSIEVLTLRIPLSNLEAGKYRGEIILQAEELTDTRNFDFVLSEAVELMLSLFPDPEDEYGLMRYFMASRTPANWDSMNEEAKRRHITNFWKSMALSTGMSEQNIIDLVHERVEHSNRYYSSLKPGWTTDMGRIYIRNGAPSDIERGTSSDESRFVRKDYQIWKYSSGNRAVYVFIDIQMNNNYRLIYASGDDMEQSNPDWMRFLGSDFDSSLLRN, encoded by the coding sequence ATGAATATATCGATTATTAAAAGGATTTTGGCACTAAGCTTTTATGTGCTTTGTTCTCTGGGAGCCTACGCTACCGAGCAAATACACATGCACATAGATTACAACCGCTTTTTAACTTCAGATAAAGACACCGTGCTGCTTTTGGATTATCAAATTCCATATCGCTCCTTAGTTTTTTTGGCACAAAATGGGGCTTATTTTGCCGAAGTAGACATTCAGGTTCAGATCTCAAATCGCGATTCCGTACTTTTTGTCCAAAGTATTACCGATAATATTGGGATACGCAGCAAATATGACGCTTTATCCACTCAAAAGAGCTATTTAAACCGCATGAACTTTATCTTAAGCCCGCAAAATTATAATTTAAATTTTACTGCAAAAGACCTAAACAGCAATAAGGAATTTAACTGGTCTTTTCCTATAGCCACTTTAGATGCCAATTCACGAATCAGCGACGTGGAATTGAATGCTCAGGTGTATCCAGATAGTAGCGCTTACTTGCAGAAGTTTAGGCGTAATGGATTTACCTACGAATCTTTACCTTCCATTATTCTTAATCGTGAGTATCATGAATACGCTCATCTGTATCTGGAAGTTTATACACCAGAAACGGAATTGAATACACCACAGTTATTAATGCTTAATTTAGAGCAAAACGGTGAACTGATTATGGATGAATACCTGGATTTCACTCCGCAAAAGAGCATCGAAGTTCTTACGCTCAGAATTCCTCTATCCAATTTGGAAGCGGGAAAATATAGGGGAGAAATAATCCTTCAGGCTGAAGAATTAACCGACACTCGGAATTTTGATTTTGTCCTCTCGGAAGCTGTGGAGCTAATGCTAAGTTTGTTTCCAGATCCCGAAGATGAATATGGCCTAATGCGATATTTTATGGCCAGCCGCACTCCTGCAAACTGGGATTCTATGAATGAAGAAGCTAAGCGCAGACATATAACAAACTTCTGGAAAAGCATGGCGCTTAGCACCGGAATGAGTGAGCAAAACATTATTGATCTGGTGCATGAACGCGTGGAACATAGCAATAGATATTACTCCTCACTTAAACCAGGTTGGACAACTGATATGGGACGCATATATATCCGCAACGGTGCTCCATCAGATATCGAAAGAGGAACCAGTTCCGACGAAAGTAGATTTGTGCGTAAAGATTATCAGATCTGGAAATACTCTTCCGGCAATCGGGCAGTTTATGTGTTTATAGATATTCAGATGAATAATAACTATAGATTGATTTACGCTTCCGGAGACGATATGGAGCAATCCAATCCAGATTGGATGAGATTCTTAGGCTCAGATTTTGATAGCAGCCTGTTGCGCAATTAA